From a single Nicotiana tomentosiformis chromosome 2, ASM39032v3, whole genome shotgun sequence genomic region:
- the LOC104104646 gene encoding cyanogenic beta-glucosidase-like isoform X1 has product MDHHKSFLLFLSVLVFSFFAQIELTVTADFPGHKISVPCNRSSFPVDFIFVTASSAYQYEGAANEDGRGLSIWDTYTHKQSERITDHSNGDVAVDFYHRYKEDIKLMKSEGLNGFRFSISWSRILPYGKQSKGVNQEGITFYKNLINELLTNGIQPLATLFHWDTPQALEDEYLGFLSPHIVF; this is encoded by the exons ATGGATCATCATAAATCTTTCTTGCTATTTCTCTCAGTTCTAGTTTTCAGTTTCTTTGCTCAGATTGAGCTCACTGTAACTGCAGATTTTCCAGGTCATAAGATATCTGTTCCATGTAATCGTAGCAGTTTCCCAGTGGATTTCATATTTGTAACAGCCTCATCTGCTTATCAG TATGAAGGAGCAGCGAATGAAGATGGTAGAGGCCTAAGTATCTGGGATACCTATACACACAAACAATCTG AAAGAATAACTGATCATAGCAATGGTGACGTAGCTGTAGATTTTTACCATCGTTACAAG GAAGACATAAAACTAATGAAATCTGAAGGACTAAATGGTTTCAGATTTTCTATTTCATGGTCAAGAATTTTACCAT ATGGGAAGCAAAGTAAGGGAGTAAACCAAGAGGGCATCACCTTCTACAAGAATCTCATCAATGAGCTCCTAACAAATG GAATACAGCCTTTGGCCACACTCTTCCATTGGGATACACCGCAAGCCCTTGAAGATGAGTACCTTGGCTTTTTAAGCCCTCATATAGT
- the LOC104104646 gene encoding cyanogenic beta-glucosidase-like isoform X2, translating to MDHHKSFLLFLSVLVFSFFAQIELTVTADFPGHKISVPCNRSSFPVDFIFVTASSAYQYEGAANEDGRGLSIWDTYTHKQSERITDHSNGDVAVDFYHRYKEDIKLMKSEGLNGFRFSISWSRILPYGKQSKGVNQEGITFYKNLINELLTNGIQPLATLFHWDTPQALEDEYLGFLSPHIV from the exons ATGGATCATCATAAATCTTTCTTGCTATTTCTCTCAGTTCTAGTTTTCAGTTTCTTTGCTCAGATTGAGCTCACTGTAACTGCAGATTTTCCAGGTCATAAGATATCTGTTCCATGTAATCGTAGCAGTTTCCCAGTGGATTTCATATTTGTAACAGCCTCATCTGCTTATCAG TATGAAGGAGCAGCGAATGAAGATGGTAGAGGCCTAAGTATCTGGGATACCTATACACACAAACAATCTG AAAGAATAACTGATCATAGCAATGGTGACGTAGCTGTAGATTTTTACCATCGTTACAAG GAAGACATAAAACTAATGAAATCTGAAGGACTAAATGGTTTCAGATTTTCTATTTCATGGTCAAGAATTTTACCAT ATGGGAAGCAAAGTAAGGGAGTAAACCAAGAGGGCATCACCTTCTACAAGAATCTCATCAATGAGCTCCTAACAAATG GAATACAGCCTTTGGCCACACTCTTCCATTGGGATACACCGCAAGCCCTTGAAGATGAGTACCTTGGCTTTTTAAGCCCTCATATAGTGTAA
- the LOC104116233 gene encoding uncharacterized protein: MGTVRRLLEKTYGRKMTRDEFFMETHIRKKKAPIDPTRWVEDRAETTYGRYKINVEEYTQSLPPNEKGERPPLSDEEAQKIWLDVVDGPKKGISCGLSERSFWRYRAGLQGISTST, from the exons ATGGGAACTGTGAGGAGActactg gaaaaaacaTATGGGAGAAAGATGACTcgtgatgagttcttcatggagactcacatcaggaagaagaaggcaccgatagatccaactagatgggtcgaggaccgggcggagactacatat ggtcgctacaagattaatgtggaggagtacactcagagcttgccaccgaatgagaAAGGTGAGCGACCACCCCTTTCAGACGAAGAAGCGCagaagatatggttggatgttgtcgaTGGTCCAAAAAAGGGGATATCATGCGGCCTTTCAGAGAGATCATTTTGGCGCTACagggctggattgcaaggtataaGTACTTCCACCTAG